The proteins below are encoded in one region of Deinococcus aquaedulcis:
- the hutI gene encoding imidazolonepropionase has translation MSEVLFTNIAQLVTPGAGLQRGAAMRELTVIPDAALLVSGGVIRWVGERAQAPSAAREHDLGGAAVVPGLVDPHTHAVWAGDRLADFEARVQGVPYEDILARGGGIRSSMRATGAVSVEELVRLARPRLQALQASGATTIEVKSGYGLDFAAERRMLEAIRALQAEFPLVPTLLIHVPPTEGRAEYVQAVCQELIPEVAQAGLASAVDVFCEKEAFAIEETRAILQAARAHGLQLKLHADQFHAIGGTELACGLGALSVDHLEASGSAQIAALAGSETVATILPGVTLHLGLPAAPGRALIDAGAAVAVGTDLNPGSSPVFSTGLALALAVRLCRLTPAEALTAATVNAAAALGLTDRGALAVGQRADFLALHSRDWRDLPYTLGTSPVRDVWVGGQQAMSHEPWAMRQASINHDLSTIRLPKEAP, from the coding sequence GTGAGCGAGGTGCTCTTCACGAACATTGCCCAGCTCGTCACTCCAGGGGCTGGGCTGCAGCGTGGCGCGGCCATGCGCGAGCTGACCGTGATTCCTGACGCGGCCCTGCTGGTGTCCGGCGGCGTGATCCGCTGGGTGGGGGAGAGGGCCCAGGCACCGTCGGCGGCCCGCGAACACGACCTGGGCGGCGCCGCAGTGGTGCCGGGCCTGGTGGACCCCCACACCCACGCGGTCTGGGCCGGGGACCGCCTGGCCGACTTTGAAGCGCGCGTGCAGGGCGTCCCGTACGAGGACATCCTGGCGCGCGGCGGTGGCATTCGCAGCTCTATGCGGGCCACCGGCGCAGTCAGCGTCGAGGAACTGGTGCGTCTGGCCCGGCCCCGCCTGCAGGCCCTGCAGGCTTCCGGCGCGACGACCATAGAGGTCAAGAGCGGCTACGGCCTGGACTTCGCGGCCGAGCGGCGCATGTTGGAAGCCATTCGGGCTCTGCAGGCTGAATTTCCCCTGGTGCCCACGCTGCTCATTCACGTTCCACCCACCGAGGGCCGCGCCGAGTACGTGCAGGCCGTCTGCCAGGAATTGATTCCCGAAGTGGCTCAGGCGGGGCTCGCCTCCGCTGTGGACGTGTTCTGCGAGAAGGAAGCGTTTGCGATCGAGGAAACCCGCGCGATCTTGCAGGCGGCCCGGGCCCACGGTCTTCAGCTCAAACTGCACGCCGACCAGTTCCATGCCATCGGCGGCACCGAACTGGCGTGCGGGCTGGGGGCGCTCAGCGTGGACCACCTTGAGGCCAGTGGCTCGGCGCAGATTGCCGCGCTGGCGGGCTCTGAAACGGTGGCGACGATTCTCCCCGGCGTGACCCTGCACCTGGGCCTGCCGGCTGCGCCGGGCCGCGCCCTGATTGACGCGGGCGCGGCGGTGGCGGTGGGCACCGATCTGAATCCAGGCTCATCCCCCGTCTTCAGCACGGGGCTGGCCCTGGCCCTGGCCGTGCGCCTGTGCCGCCTGACCCCCGCCGAGGCCCTGACCGCCGCCACCGTGAACGCCGCCGCCGCCCTGGGCCTGACCGACCGGGGCGCGCTGGCCGTGGGGCAACGCGCCGATTTCCTCGCTCTGCACAGCAGGGACTGGCGCGATCTGCCTTACACCCTGGGCACCAGCCCCGTGCGCGACGTGTGGGTGGGTGGGCAGCAGGCTATGAGCCATGAGCCTTGGGCCATGAGGCAGGCTTCCATCAACCATGACCTGTCAACCATTCGCCTTCCGAAGGAGGCCCCGTGA
- the hutH gene encoding histidine ammonia-lyase: protein MILDQHLTLDQFLAVVRGGEQVELAPAARERIARARAVIERIVDGDAPVYGVNTGFGKFANVQVPRSGLEQLQHNLIISHAIGVGEALPTEVVRGMLLLRAQSLALGHSGVRIEVVELLLAFLNRGVHPVIPAQGSVGASGDLAPLAHLALALIGLGEVEYGGAVRPSADVLAELNLRSVQLQAKEGLALINGTQLMGSLLALAVADTRTLLGTANLAAALTVEAMYGSHRPFQADVVGLRPHPGAVAVAGEVRTFLRDSEIAPSHLVGDGKVQDAYSLRAVPQVHGASLDALDHAARVLAVEFASVTDNPLIFPETGEVVSGGNFHGQPLAVTIDALKVAVAELGSISERRCEQLLNPSLSGLPGFLTPQGGLNSGFMIAQYTAAALVSENKVLAHPASVDTIPTSANQEDHVSMGAHGARQLRAILENVQNVVAIELMCAAQALDFQQLRAGRGAQAAWEHIRAQIPNMTSDRYYRPDLLKIVAMVRSGELLRVARDA, encoded by the coding sequence GTGATTCTCGATCAACACCTGACCCTGGACCAGTTTCTGGCCGTCGTGCGCGGCGGCGAGCAGGTTGAACTTGCTCCTGCGGCCCGTGAGCGCATCGCCCGCGCCCGCGCCGTCATTGAGCGCATCGTGGACGGCGACGCCCCCGTGTACGGCGTGAACACCGGCTTCGGCAAGTTTGCCAATGTGCAGGTGCCGCGCAGCGGCCTGGAACAGCTGCAGCACAACCTCATCATCTCGCACGCCATTGGGGTGGGCGAGGCCCTGCCCACCGAAGTCGTGCGCGGCATGCTGCTGCTGCGCGCGCAGTCGCTGGCGCTGGGCCACTCTGGTGTGCGGATAGAAGTCGTGGAGCTGCTGCTGGCCTTCCTGAACCGGGGCGTGCACCCGGTGATCCCTGCGCAGGGCAGCGTGGGCGCCTCGGGCGATCTGGCCCCGCTGGCGCACCTGGCCCTGGCGCTGATTGGCCTGGGCGAGGTGGAGTACGGGGGCGCCGTGCGGCCCAGCGCGGACGTGCTGGCCGAACTGAACCTGCGTTCCGTGCAGCTACAGGCCAAAGAAGGTCTGGCCCTGATCAACGGCACGCAGCTGATGGGCAGCCTGCTGGCGCTGGCAGTGGCCGACACCCGCACGCTGCTGGGCACGGCGAACCTGGCGGCGGCCCTGACCGTGGAGGCCATGTACGGCTCGCACCGTCCCTTTCAGGCCGACGTGGTGGGCCTGCGCCCGCACCCCGGCGCCGTGGCGGTGGCCGGGGAGGTGCGCACCTTCCTGCGCGACTCCGAGATTGCGCCGTCGCACTTGGTGGGCGACGGCAAGGTGCAGGACGCCTACTCGCTGCGCGCCGTTCCCCAGGTGCATGGCGCCAGCCTGGACGCCCTGGACCACGCCGCGCGGGTGCTGGCCGTGGAATTCGCCTCGGTCACCGACAACCCGCTGATTTTCCCGGAGACTGGCGAGGTCGTCTCTGGCGGGAACTTTCACGGGCAGCCGCTGGCCGTCACCATCGACGCGCTGAAAGTGGCGGTGGCGGAACTGGGCAGCATCAGTGAACGGCGCTGCGAACAGTTGCTCAATCCCTCGCTCTCGGGCCTCCCCGGCTTCCTGACGCCGCAGGGTGGGCTGAACAGCGGCTTCATGATCGCGCAGTACACGGCCGCCGCGCTGGTTAGCGAGAACAAGGTGCTGGCCCACCCCGCCAGCGTGGACACCATTCCCACCAGCGCCAACCAGGAAGACCACGTCAGCATGGGCGCCCACGGCGCACGGCAGCTGCGGGCCATCCTGGAAAACGTGCAGAATGTCGTTGCCATTGAACTGATGTGCGCGGCCCAGGCGCTAGATTTCCAGCAGCTGCGCGCCGGACGCGGGGCCCAGGCCGCCTGGGAACACATCCGCGCGCAGATTCCCAACATGACCAGCGACCGCTACTACCGCCCTGATTTGTTGAAGATTGTGGCGATGGTCCGCAGCGGCGAACTCCTGCGCGTGGCGCGGGACGCGTAA
- a CDS encoding histidine phosphatase family protein: MKLLLIRHGQSENNLTEHRPDYAQRRLPDPPLTPLGRQQAQHTAAHLAAQNHGVTHLYTSLMTRAVQTAAPFAQALGLPAHGLAAAYEYGGLTTGPAGHFAPVLGRDHAALRGDCPALVWPQELTGLPWDGGAEAWEEAVFERRAQGVLTGLRAAHGERDTLALITHHDFAGALIRAALGWAGTGTPPTFRLAHLSTTLLEAPEDGQPGTLHWLNRVDHLPADWVRH, translated from the coding sequence ATGAAGCTGCTGCTCATCCGCCACGGCCAGTCCGAGAACAACCTCACCGAGCACCGGCCAGACTACGCCCAGCGGCGCCTGCCCGACCCGCCGCTGACCCCGCTGGGGCGGCAGCAGGCGCAGCACACAGCGGCACACCTGGCGGCCCAGAATCACGGCGTCACCCACCTGTACACCAGCCTGATGACCCGCGCGGTGCAGACGGCCGCCCCCTTCGCGCAGGCCCTGGGCTTGCCGGCGCACGGGCTGGCCGCCGCCTACGAATACGGAGGGCTGACCACTGGCCCAGCGGGCCACTTCGCGCCCGTCCTGGGGCGCGACCACGCCGCGCTGCGGGGCGACTGCCCGGCACTGGTGTGGCCACAGGAGCTGACCGGCCTGCCCTGGGACGGCGGCGCGGAAGCCTGGGAGGAGGCGGTGTTTGAACGCCGGGCCCAGGGGGTCCTGACCGGGCTGCGCGCGGCGCATGGGGAGCGCGACACCCTGGCCCTGATCACCCACCACGACTTCGCCGGGGCCCTGATTCGCGCCGCCCTGGGGTGGGCCGGCACCGGGACGCCGCCCACCTTCCGGCTGGCGCACCTCTCCACCACCCTGCTGGAGGCCCCCGAGGATGGCCAGCCCGGCACCCTGCACTGGCTCAACCGGGTGGACCACCTGCCAGCCGACTGGGTGCGGCACTGA
- the sdaAA gene encoding L-serine ammonia-lyase, iron-sulfur-dependent, subunit alpha has protein sequence MTTLDDILNAPAPASAWILAQDCQETGLNPDDIRAEMLRRIREMRASIERGLQSDAKSITGMVGWNAKGLWDAPDVLGAPLLKRVQAYAMAVNEENARMGRIVAAPTAGSAGTIPGALIGVADHLGLEDERLVAPMILAAGIGKAISKRMFISGAAGGCQAEIGSSAAMAAAAVVELLGGTPRAAVHAASLALMNTIGLVCDPVGGYVEVPCVSRNAFYAVHAVSAAQLALAQLESFIPPDEVLGAMASVGRMMPAALRETADGGLAQTPTGLAVTARMEGRDKEGPGGMIELPLA, from the coding sequence ATGACGACGCTTGACGACATTCTGAATGCCCCCGCCCCGGCTTCGGCCTGGATTCTGGCCCAGGACTGCCAGGAAACCGGCCTGAACCCCGACGACATCCGCGCCGAGATGCTGCGCCGCATCCGCGAAATGCGCGCCAGCATTGAGCGTGGGCTGCAGAGCGACGCCAAGAGCATTACTGGCATGGTGGGCTGGAATGCCAAGGGCCTGTGGGACGCCCCGGACGTGCTGGGCGCGCCGCTGCTGAAGCGGGTGCAGGCCTACGCCATGGCCGTGAACGAGGAAAACGCCCGTATGGGCCGCATTGTCGCGGCGCCCACGGCGGGCAGTGCGGGGACCATTCCCGGCGCCCTGATCGGCGTGGCTGACCACCTGGGCCTGGAAGACGAGCGGCTGGTGGCCCCCATGATTCTGGCGGCCGGCATTGGCAAGGCGATCAGCAAGCGCATGTTTATTTCCGGGGCGGCGGGGGGCTGTCAGGCAGAAATCGGCTCCAGCGCGGCCATGGCGGCGGCGGCGGTGGTGGAACTGCTGGGCGGCACGCCGCGCGCAGCGGTCCACGCGGCCAGCCTCGCCCTGATGAACACCATTGGGCTGGTGTGCGACCCGGTGGGCGGCTACGTGGAGGTGCCCTGCGTGAGCCGCAACGCCTTCTACGCCGTGCACGCCGTGAGCGCCGCGCAACTGGCGCTGGCCCAGCTGGAATCCTTTATTCCCCCCGACGAGGTGCTGGGCGCAATGGCCTCGGTGGGCCGCATGATGCCCGCCGCCCTGCGCGAAACGGCCGACGGTGGCCTGGCCCAGACGCCTACCGGTCTGGCGGTCACGGCCCGTATGGAGGGCAGAGACAAAGAGGGCCCCGGTGGCATGATCGAACTGCCGCTGGCGTAA